In Desulfosediminicola ganghwensis, a single window of DNA contains:
- a CDS encoding ATP-grasp domain-containing protein, which yields MKVAIIYNMDLTGVLNKFGMQNKEFYSQKNVKNVAHCLELAGHDTAIIDGNMYVIERLQNFMPRTINGEQIGMVFNMAYGIQGESRYTHLPSMLEMLGIPYVGSTPSGHALALDKVITKVVWQNKGLPTPDFWVFSSSSEVLSDVRYPVIVKPKMESVSFGLKVVYDENALRESIHFIVTEYQQQALVEQFIPGREFAVGLLGNSPAEAFPVLEFDLEGDPDAIQTEDDKKRKPRRKICPAEIPQEFADKLTDFSCRAFHALELRDFARVDIRVDASGNIYLLEINSMASLGQGGSYVAAAKVAGYDYCSLVNKMLDVATVRYFSAPLLSSLPNEKTRKSPLASRLRTFLRGRQQNTEEMLEKLIDTNTYSRNTEGVNKCTEFLKSHLAQLNFTSEIYPQFEVGNLMYLTNSMGDDLDYLLLMPVDDSVPMERHESYRATEHRLYGTGIWENKGGIVTCLSALQALRFIKSLKKIKIGILVITDSSASGRFSKNLIAQKALKARHVIGLHGGSTDGSVITSRSGSASYHYSSRLIDSSCSENVALASKQFFGTISSILDLRDSEQENVIAPYRANFHSNIFKITAYGSAKISVRFNTVENFEKIDQRIRKITTLPRKLTKILQSQLEGGMNRQPLSASDQSKELLSRLSRISKSIDSTIIEEHRWNSADICNIPIDIPRIDGLGPMGGFNGLKSEFILRRSVIDRALLLTLLLNGN from the coding sequence ATGAAAGTAGCAATTATATACAATATGGACCTTACCGGCGTGCTGAATAAATTTGGCATGCAGAACAAGGAATTCTATTCCCAGAAAAATGTTAAAAACGTAGCTCACTGTCTTGAACTTGCCGGTCATGATACGGCGATCATAGACGGCAATATGTACGTTATAGAGCGACTGCAGAACTTTATGCCACGCACCATTAATGGCGAACAGATAGGGATGGTCTTCAATATGGCCTACGGCATTCAGGGCGAAAGCCGATACACCCATCTCCCTTCAATGCTTGAAATGCTTGGAATACCATATGTCGGATCGACTCCATCAGGCCATGCGCTCGCGCTTGACAAAGTAATAACCAAGGTGGTTTGGCAAAACAAAGGACTCCCCACACCCGATTTCTGGGTTTTTAGTTCATCCAGCGAAGTTCTATCCGACGTCAGATATCCAGTAATTGTAAAACCCAAAATGGAGAGCGTCTCATTCGGCCTGAAAGTCGTCTATGATGAAAACGCATTACGGGAATCCATACATTTTATTGTCACCGAATACCAGCAACAGGCCCTCGTGGAGCAGTTTATACCTGGCAGGGAGTTTGCTGTTGGCTTGCTGGGAAATTCACCCGCCGAGGCATTCCCTGTTCTGGAGTTTGACCTTGAGGGAGACCCGGACGCGATCCAGACTGAAGATGACAAAAAGAGAAAGCCGCGGCGCAAAATCTGCCCGGCAGAGATCCCGCAGGAATTCGCCGACAAGCTTACCGACTTCAGCTGTCGCGCCTTTCACGCCCTTGAATTGAGAGACTTTGCACGGGTGGATATCCGTGTAGATGCCAGCGGCAACATCTATCTGCTTGAGATCAACTCAATGGCGAGTCTCGGCCAAGGCGGCTCATATGTGGCAGCCGCGAAAGTTGCTGGTTACGACTATTGTTCACTGGTGAATAAAATGCTCGACGTCGCAACTGTGCGCTACTTCTCCGCCCCGCTTCTTTCTTCCCTGCCCAATGAGAAAACCAGAAAATCACCCCTGGCAAGCCGCCTGCGCACCTTCTTGCGGGGTCGCCAGCAAAACACCGAGGAAATGCTTGAAAAGCTCATAGATACAAACACATATTCACGGAACACCGAAGGCGTCAACAAGTGCACGGAATTTCTGAAAAGTCATCTTGCGCAACTGAATTTCACCAGTGAGATTTACCCTCAATTTGAAGTCGGCAATCTTATGTATCTGACGAACTCCATGGGGGATGACCTTGACTATCTGCTCCTCATGCCTGTCGATGACTCGGTGCCAATGGAACGTCATGAAAGTTATCGGGCCACTGAACACCGACTCTATGGCACCGGCATCTGGGAGAATAAAGGAGGTATTGTTACCTGTCTCTCGGCGCTGCAGGCTCTCCGCTTTATCAAGTCGTTAAAGAAAATTAAAATAGGTATTTTAGTAATTACAGACTCTTCCGCGTCCGGCAGGTTTTCCAAAAACCTCATTGCCCAGAAAGCCTTGAAAGCACGTCATGTCATCGGCCTGCATGGGGGAAGCACCGATGGCAGCGTCATAACCAGCCGATCTGGATCGGCATCATACCACTACAGTTCGAGGCTGATTGATTCAAGTTGCTCTGAAAATGTTGCTTTAGCTTCTAAACAGTTCTTTGGGACCATCAGTTCAATACTTGATCTCAGAGACAGTGAACAAGAGAATGTGATTGCCCCTTACCGTGCCAATTTTCATTCCAATATCTTCAAGATAACCGCATACGGCTCAGCCAAAATCAGCGTCAGGTTCAATACTGTCGAGAACTTCGAAAAAATCGATCAGCGTATACGAAAAATTACAACATTACCAAGGAAGCTCACAAAGATTTTACAGAGTCAACTTGAAGGTGGAATGAACCGTCAACCACTATCCGCCAGTGACCAGAGCAAAGAACTACTCTCCCGCTTATCGAGGATTTCTAAAAGTATCGACAGCACGATCATCGAAGAGCACCGCTGGAACTCCGCGGATATCTGTAATATCCCCATAGATATCCCCCGAATAGACGG
- a CDS encoding glutamine amidotransferase-related protein, giving the protein MILIIDNQSSFIKKFKRQYLSEQDFDYVFFDHNQPITLSAKTEIDGIILSGGKGNPYEPLNLTTNFVALMNFDVPTIGFCLGHEIIAAAYRGRIKKLEKYLQKKETIRIIHDDPIFEGLGTTEISLIKRHSYHVSEISPDFIALAESDTTPNEIIRHKEKPIYGFQSHPEVSGVPGLRMVRNFLKMCGVPA; this is encoded by the coding sequence ATGATCCTCATAATCGACAACCAATCAAGCTTCATTAAGAAATTCAAACGACAATATCTCTCTGAACAAGACTTTGACTATGTGTTTTTTGATCATAATCAACCCATAACGCTTTCTGCGAAAACCGAGATCGATGGGATCATTCTCTCAGGTGGCAAAGGCAATCCATACGAACCCCTGAACCTCACCACCAATTTTGTGGCCCTTATGAACTTTGACGTACCAACAATCGGCTTTTGCCTGGGCCATGAGATAATCGCGGCGGCATACCGGGGGCGAATAAAAAAGCTGGAAAAATACCTCCAGAAAAAGGAGACCATCCGAATCATCCACGACGACCCGATATTCGAAGGATTGGGCACAACAGAGATCAGTCTGATCAAAAGACACTCCTATCACGTCTCTGAGATCTCCCCGGATTTTATCGCCCTGGCTGAGTCAGACACGACTCCCAACGAAATAATTCGGCATAAGGAAAAACCCATTTACGGTTTCCAATCTCACCCGGAAGTTTCAGGAGTACCTGGCCTCCGCATGGTGAGGAATTTTCTTAAGATGTGCGGGGTGCCTGCATAA
- a CDS encoding glycoside hydrolase family 1 protein: MKFPEDFLWGGAIAANQVEGAVNAGGKGLSTSDLLPRGILQPHEKPDQKGPNIKDVAIDFYHRFPEDIALLAGMGFTCLRMSIAWSRIFPQGDESEPCEAGLAFYDRVFAELEKYGIQPFVTLSHYEMPYGLVEKYGGWANRRLIGFFERYAEVVFQRYSRQVKLWLTFNEINMSLHAPFTGVGLAEEATEQQIYQAIHHQLLASARVVRLCHATITGAKIGNMLLGAIAYPLSCHPDDVIATMLENNKWLFFGDVQVRGRYPGYMCRYFRENNIDLEMEVGDLAELADASVDFISFSYYASLCASADSSRKEVGNIVAGVPNPHLAKSEWGWQIDPKGIRYLLNVLYDRYQKPLFVVENGLGASDVIDDNGQIKDDYRIAYLNDHLLQVAEALADGVEIIGYTSWGPIDLVSNSTAEMSKRYGFIYVDRNDDGSGTMRRIKKKSYYWYKEVIGSRGGALRNLS; encoded by the coding sequence ATGAAGTTTCCAGAAGATTTCCTCTGGGGAGGGGCTATCGCTGCCAATCAGGTGGAAGGTGCGGTCAATGCCGGCGGCAAGGGGCTATCCACATCGGACCTCCTGCCCCGTGGGATATTGCAGCCACATGAGAAGCCTGATCAGAAAGGGCCGAACATTAAAGATGTGGCCATTGATTTCTATCATCGCTTTCCTGAAGATATTGCTCTGTTGGCCGGAATGGGATTTACCTGTCTGAGAATGTCCATAGCCTGGAGCAGGATATTCCCACAGGGAGATGAGAGCGAGCCCTGCGAGGCGGGGTTGGCATTCTATGATCGGGTCTTTGCCGAGCTGGAGAAATACGGTATACAGCCGTTTGTTACACTGTCGCATTACGAGATGCCATATGGTCTGGTGGAGAAATATGGTGGCTGGGCTAATCGCAGGTTGATAGGCTTTTTTGAACGCTATGCAGAAGTGGTTTTTCAGCGCTATTCCCGGCAGGTAAAGCTTTGGCTCACATTTAACGAAATCAACATGTCGCTGCACGCACCTTTCACCGGGGTTGGTTTGGCTGAAGAGGCAACTGAACAACAGATTTATCAGGCAATTCACCATCAATTGCTGGCAAGTGCCAGGGTGGTGCGGCTTTGCCATGCAACCATCACCGGGGCGAAAATAGGCAACATGCTGCTCGGTGCCATTGCCTACCCGCTGAGTTGTCATCCTGATGATGTTATTGCCACCATGCTCGAAAACAATAAATGGCTTTTCTTCGGGGACGTGCAGGTACGTGGCCGTTATCCTGGGTATATGTGCAGGTATTTCAGGGAAAACAACATCGACCTGGAAATGGAGGTGGGTGATCTGGCTGAATTGGCAGACGCGAGCGTGGATTTCATTTCTTTCAGTTATTACGCAAGCCTCTGTGCAAGCGCTGATAGCAGCAGGAAAGAAGTCGGCAATATCGTTGCCGGGGTGCCAAATCCGCATCTGGCAAAGAGTGAGTGGGGGTGGCAGATCGACCCCAAAGGAATACGGTACTTGTTGAATGTATTGTATGATCGCTATCAGAAACCCTTGTTTGTGGTTGAAAATGGGTTGGGTGCCAGTGATGTTATTGATGATAACGGCCAAATCAAAGATGATTATCGCATTGCTTATCTAAACGATCACCTTCTGCAGGTTGCGGAGGCTCTTGCCGACGGTGTTGAAATTATTGGTTACACAAGCTGGGGGCCGATAGACCTGGTAAGTAACTCAACTGCTGAGATGAGCAAGCGTTATGGGTTCATTTATGTCGATCGTAATGATGACGGCAGCGGCACCATGCGTCGAATTAAAAAGAAAAGCTACTATTGGTACAAAGAGGTGATTGGTAGTCGGGGTGGGGCGTTACGTAACCTGAGTTGA
- a CDS encoding molybdopterin molybdotransferase MoeA — MDFQSCQQLIACKINTLGSERVSLEAALARVTASLHKAIVPQPEFRQSLRDGYVIGDYGQHVGETVFFPVSGMIPAGRIAPPSLEPEKASRIMTGGMVPKGGTRVLPQEDCVETSRGIEVPLAALKRRNTFIQEQGSEIAAGAEVVQAGTVLLPDHISTLAAVGCEDIEVYNRPRVGYLCTGSELVDTPQELHPGLKVSSNRYLLDGLIRQFGAVPAYLGTVHDSADKLAAIIDKLSYDRYDLVISTGGMGPGKYDLIEQAFINTGGDVLYNGLDLRPGKATLCGTLARTLFFGLPGPPTAVRALMNCIVGPALLQMQGIVKHYPITIQAHLTHDFAVKRPGVMQLKGGILSFNNGRCEVKEASKLMPPCCYLIIPADRASFEKGEPIAVQLTLAPFSSTVGEP; from the coding sequence ATGGATTTCCAGTCGTGTCAGCAGCTAATAGCCTGTAAAATTAACACGCTCGGCAGTGAACGTGTCTCTCTTGAGGCCGCTCTGGCACGGGTTACCGCCTCTTTGCACAAGGCCATTGTTCCACAACCGGAGTTCAGGCAATCACTTCGGGATGGCTACGTTATCGGTGATTATGGACAACACGTTGGCGAGACTGTTTTTTTCCCGGTTTCAGGTATGATCCCCGCAGGAAGAATTGCACCGCCCTCGCTGGAACCTGAGAAAGCCTCACGAATCATGACCGGCGGCATGGTGCCCAAAGGTGGAACACGGGTACTGCCTCAGGAAGACTGTGTCGAGACTTCAAGAGGGATCGAAGTCCCTCTTGCCGCGCTCAAACGCCGCAACACCTTCATTCAGGAGCAGGGTTCGGAGATTGCAGCCGGGGCTGAAGTCGTCCAGGCGGGGACCGTACTCTTGCCTGATCATATCAGTACATTGGCAGCTGTGGGTTGTGAGGATATTGAAGTATACAACCGGCCCAGGGTCGGCTATCTCTGCACCGGCAGTGAACTGGTCGACACCCCTCAGGAGCTGCATCCCGGGCTTAAGGTCTCTTCAAATCGTTACCTGCTTGATGGCCTTATCCGTCAGTTTGGCGCTGTTCCTGCCTATCTTGGCACAGTGCATGATTCGGCGGATAAACTTGCGGCCATCATCGACAAACTCTCCTACGATCGCTATGATCTGGTGATCAGCACCGGCGGCATGGGTCCCGGAAAGTATGACCTTATAGAACAGGCGTTTATAAATACCGGTGGCGATGTACTCTATAACGGGCTGGACCTCCGCCCCGGCAAAGCCACCCTCTGCGGCACCCTGGCACGCACTCTCTTCTTCGGCCTGCCTGGACCACCGACCGCCGTTCGGGCCCTGATGAATTGTATCGTCGGTCCGGCGCTCTTGCAAATGCAGGGTATTGTAAAGCATTATCCCATTACGATCCAGGCCCACCTCACCCATGACTTTGCTGTTAAACGGCCCGGAGTAATGCAATTGAAAGGTGGCATACTCTCTTTCAATAACGGCAGATGCGAAGTGAAAGAAGCCAGCAAACTTATGCCACCGTGTTGCTACCTGATCATTCCTGCCGACCGCGCATCTTTTGAAAAAGGTGAACCAATTGCCGTTCAACTTACCTTAGCACCCTTTTCGTCAACTGTCGGCGAGCCGTAA
- a CDS encoding ABC transporter substrate-binding protein, with protein sequence MSLRKFGKIKSIFSALALSLLVTGAQAAETIKIGINLPLSGGMKNLGSNSLEGAKIAKDEVNAQGGLLIGDKRYLVEFVEGDNQSNVEVAVREALSQISGENVLGIVGPIISSIAIPVGGISESFKISMISPTSTNPRTTQKRPFVFRACFLDDFQGEVMARFATRDLKAEKAAVLFDFDNAYPKGLAEFFKLSFEKEKGEGSVVFESWESDASDLSKQIARIVESDADVLFVPQYSSELPNIFKQLEAGGWSKPVLGGDAWEASDLLEICGESCKGQYFSSHFAALGAKGIAGDFVKKFNEVNGSTPTAFGGLGYDSAKLLMEAISRIDGFSGNLFIDRAKIKEQMAAIKDFQGVSGVINMNPSGDPLKGAVIIRITDTGEFESYTTVNP encoded by the coding sequence ATGTCCCTCAGAAAGTTTGGAAAGATCAAGAGTATTTTCAGCGCACTTGCTCTGTCATTATTGGTGACCGGAGCTCAGGCAGCTGAGACCATCAAGATAGGTATCAACCTGCCGCTCAGCGGGGGGATGAAGAATCTTGGAAGCAACAGCCTTGAAGGTGCGAAAATTGCGAAAGATGAAGTTAATGCGCAGGGGGGACTGCTCATAGGTGACAAGCGTTATCTGGTTGAATTTGTGGAGGGGGACAACCAGTCGAATGTGGAGGTGGCAGTACGTGAAGCGCTTTCCCAGATAAGCGGTGAGAATGTATTGGGTATCGTCGGTCCCATTATCAGTTCCATAGCTATCCCTGTCGGCGGTATCAGCGAATCGTTCAAAATTTCCATGATTTCTCCTACTTCCACAAATCCGAGAACCACCCAGAAGAGACCGTTTGTTTTTCGCGCCTGCTTCCTTGACGATTTTCAGGGTGAAGTGATGGCACGGTTTGCGACCAGGGACCTGAAGGCTGAGAAAGCCGCGGTACTTTTTGACTTTGATAACGCATACCCCAAAGGGTTAGCAGAGTTTTTCAAGCTTTCTTTTGAGAAGGAAAAAGGTGAAGGTTCGGTTGTTTTTGAAAGTTGGGAAAGCGATGCGAGCGACCTCTCCAAGCAGATAGCCCGGATAGTTGAATCTGATGCGGATGTGCTTTTTGTTCCGCAATACTCCAGTGAGTTGCCCAACATCTTTAAACAGCTCGAGGCAGGTGGTTGGAGTAAGCCTGTGCTGGGCGGTGACGCCTGGGAAGCATCTGATCTTCTAGAGATATGTGGAGAATCCTGTAAAGGGCAATACTTCAGCTCTCACTTTGCAGCACTTGGTGCCAAAGGAATTGCCGGGGACTTCGTCAAGAAATTTAATGAGGTGAATGGCTCAACGCCTACCGCGTTCGGCGGCCTGGGCTACGATTCCGCCAAACTGTTAATGGAGGCGATCTCAAGAATAGATGGTTTCAGCGGTAATCTTTTTATCGATCGCGCCAAGATCAAGGAGCAGATGGCGGCTATAAAAGATTTCCAAGGGGTCTCGGGTGTGATCAATATGAACCCAAGTGGTGACCCGCTGAAAGGTGCCGTTATTATCCGCATCACCGATACCGGTGAGTTTGAGTCCTACACCACTGTGAATCCGTAA
- a CDS encoding chorismate-binding protein, which translates to MKTILERLTSGSTPFCIIQKQDSEEILIVTGETASYRNIKDIPRQHGATGNGRVYDTISVVPFCQIRERGYVVRDGGEEILTIKIHEQYEVDAEEFIGQLPVEEIHLDGEITYETSEEEYGRIIRKIVEDEIGNGEGANFVVPRNAKGQINDFSVACGLTIFKSLLENDYGTYWKYIFYNGERFFIGSTPERHLLVEGGRVKMNPISGTFRKGGDWANRKEFKKDLLTFLTDQKEINELFMVVDEELKMMAKMCDRGGAIVGPLLKEMSQLIHSEYLLAGESDKDIFELFTDSMFAATVVGSPVESACKIIAKYSDSSRRYYGSAMMLVGRDQDGEDFLDSPITIRTAEISVDGSMHLSAGATLVKDSVAESEVLETKAKGAAILSSIVNPGKKEQTQPLLMRLYNDDEIVETMVQRNQNLSNFWFFKQETGDIAGSNGERVKITIIHNEDDFVYMLRHMFSCMGITTHVVRYDEYDFTKDESDITLLGPGPGNPNDTGSPKIARNLEIAGQLISSGKKSLFICLGHQILSRSLGLEVARKENPLQGSQVRINLFGREELVGFYNTFAPKVPLQLPEQLQGQEIATMPELGEIVGIKAENFIGYQFHPESLLSKNGFSILHTSVNHLLSKK; encoded by the coding sequence ATGAAAACCATTCTCGAACGCCTTACCTCCGGTTCGACCCCGTTCTGTATAATCCAGAAGCAGGATAGTGAAGAGATTCTTATCGTCACCGGTGAGACCGCCAGCTACCGTAACATCAAGGATATTCCCCGACAACATGGTGCAACAGGGAACGGCAGGGTGTACGACACCATCAGTGTGGTGCCGTTTTGCCAGATCCGGGAGCGTGGCTATGTGGTCCGTGATGGTGGTGAGGAGATCCTGACCATCAAGATTCACGAGCAGTATGAGGTTGATGCCGAGGAGTTCATTGGCCAGCTGCCCGTGGAGGAGATCCATCTCGACGGGGAGATAACGTACGAAACCAGTGAGGAAGAGTACGGCAGGATAATCAGAAAAATTGTCGAGGATGAGATTGGTAACGGCGAGGGGGCCAATTTTGTTGTGCCAAGAAATGCCAAGGGGCAAATTAATGACTTTTCGGTGGCTTGCGGTCTGACAATTTTCAAATCACTGCTCGAAAACGATTACGGAACCTACTGGAAATATATCTTCTATAACGGTGAGCGATTCTTCATCGGCTCCACCCCTGAGCGACATCTGCTGGTGGAAGGGGGAAGGGTGAAAATGAACCCGATCAGTGGCACCTTCAGAAAGGGTGGCGATTGGGCGAACAGAAAAGAGTTCAAAAAGGATCTGCTCACTTTTCTGACCGATCAGAAAGAGATCAACGAGTTGTTCATGGTAGTGGATGAAGAGCTGAAGATGATGGCCAAGATGTGTGATCGTGGTGGTGCCATTGTCGGCCCTCTGCTCAAAGAGATGTCACAGCTGATCCACTCTGAATATCTGCTGGCGGGGGAGAGTGACAAAGATATCTTTGAGCTGTTTACCGATTCGATGTTTGCCGCCACTGTAGTTGGCAGCCCGGTGGAGAGTGCCTGTAAAATCATCGCCAAATACTCTGATTCATCCAGAAGGTACTACGGTAGCGCAATGATGCTGGTTGGCCGGGACCAGGATGGTGAGGACTTTCTCGATTCTCCAATCACCATACGTACAGCGGAGATAAGCGTTGATGGCAGTATGCATTTAAGTGCCGGGGCGACCCTGGTCAAAGATTCCGTGGCCGAATCTGAGGTACTGGAAACCAAGGCCAAGGGTGCAGCTATTCTCTCCTCAATTGTCAATCCCGGCAAAAAAGAGCAAACCCAGCCGCTGTTGATGCGCCTTTACAATGATGACGAGATCGTGGAAACCATGGTCCAGCGCAACCAGAATCTTTCAAATTTCTGGTTCTTCAAACAGGAGACCGGTGACATCGCCGGCAGTAATGGTGAGCGGGTGAAGATAACTATCATCCACAACGAGGATGATTTTGTCTATATGCTACGTCATATGTTCAGCTGCATGGGGATCACGACCCATGTAGTGCGCTATGATGAATATGATTTTACCAAAGATGAGAGCGATATAACCTTACTCGGGCCTGGTCCGGGTAACCCCAACGATACGGGTTCCCCAAAAATCGCCAGGAATCTCGAGATTGCCGGCCAATTAATCAGCTCCGGGAAAAAATCGCTATTTATCTGCCTTGGCCATCAGATTCTCAGCCGCAGTCTGGGGCTTGAGGTGGCGCGCAAGGAAAACCCCCTGCAGGGCTCCCAGGTCAGAATTAATTTGTTCGGCCGTGAGGAGCTGGTTGGTTTTTACAATACTTTTGCTCCTAAAGTGCCCTTGCAGTTACCCGAGCAACTGCAGGGGCAGGAGATAGCCACCATGCCTGAACTTGGAGAAATTGTCGGTATTAAGGCAGAGAATTTTATAGGTTACCAATTTCATCCTGAATCTCTGCTAAGCAAGAACGGCTTCTCAATTCTCCACACCAGCGTGAACCACCTGCTTTCGAAAAAGTAA
- a CDS encoding IS110 family transposase, producing MSSQLTREVILGVDTHLDQHIGVVIDSVGKLLGHLSVTANSKGYKQLAKWARSFGDLQRAGIEGTGTYGAGLARYLAAEDVLVLEINRPDRSMRRFRGKSDPTDAESAARTVLSGTDCAVPKSQSGAAEAMRIISVARRSTVKSRTQTINQLRGLLISAPDEIRSRLWKSNAAECAKCCARLRSLGETNWSKTLATTLRLLAKRWLYLTEELKLLDKDLEQLTAKAATRVRKQFGVGPQTAAILLSVAGDNPERLRSESALASLCGVNPLEASSGKTVRHRLNRGGNRAANNALWTIAMVRMRSDPRTQVYVARRTAEGKSVKEIHRCLKRYIVRELYPLILADLEDAALTS from the coding sequence ATGAGCAGCCAACTGACACGTGAGGTAATCCTTGGTGTTGATACCCACTTGGACCAGCACATTGGAGTCGTCATTGATAGCGTAGGCAAACTTTTAGGTCATTTATCAGTTACAGCTAATTCAAAAGGATATAAACAATTAGCTAAATGGGCTCGATCTTTTGGAGACCTGCAAAGAGCGGGGATTGAAGGTACTGGAACTTATGGTGCGGGCCTGGCCAGGTATCTTGCTGCGGAGGATGTTTTAGTTCTGGAAATTAATCGACCAGATCGTTCAATGCGCCGATTTCGTGGAAAATCTGATCCAACAGATGCTGAGAGTGCAGCCCGCACCGTTTTATCAGGTACCGACTGTGCAGTTCCAAAATCACAGTCAGGTGCAGCAGAAGCAATGCGTATTATTTCAGTTGCTCGACGTAGCACGGTTAAATCCAGGACACAGACAATCAACCAGCTAAGAGGCTTGTTAATTTCTGCGCCAGATGAAATAAGATCAAGATTATGGAAATCAAATGCTGCCGAGTGTGCGAAATGCTGTGCACGCCTTCGTTCTTTGGGTGAAACAAACTGGTCGAAAACCTTGGCAACAACACTTCGCCTCCTTGCTAAGCGCTGGTTATACTTGACAGAAGAACTGAAGTTATTAGACAAAGATCTGGAACAATTGACTGCAAAAGCAGCTACGCGGGTGCGTAAGCAGTTTGGTGTCGGGCCTCAAACAGCTGCCATATTGCTATCTGTAGCCGGCGATAATCCTGAACGTTTACGAAGTGAATCAGCACTTGCATCGTTGTGCGGTGTTAACCCTTTGGAAGCATCTTCTGGGAAAACAGTCCGTCACCGCCTGAATAGAGGTGGTAACCGAGCTGCAAACAATGCTCTCTGGACGATCGCCATGGTACGCATGAGGAGTGATCCACGCACCCAGGTTTATGTCGCTCGTAGAACTGCAGAAGGAAAATCCGTGAAAGAGATACATCGTTGTTTGAAACGTTATATTGTCAGAGAATTGTACCCATTAATTTTGGCTGATTTGGAAGATGCCGCCTTGACCTCTTGA
- a CDS encoding GTP pyrophosphokinase codes for MASLDFETEKVNFRQFYDSNRRLLVEAMNSYINIINAQIKRFDNVNVGEIPKVEGRIKSREECIKKFHRKYLRQVEAAEHPYEIQDFISDLIGIRIVCLYEDQIDQVYRLLEEHFKVLDVTDKISSMESTEHSFGYKGLHLDLALNDEMAGLPKYHQYAGFSFEVQIRSLIQDAWSVLDHKIKYKKSIPSDLKRRINILAALFELADREFKEIRNATTALIQQETVQPVTDLIDDARQALDEAGISSHAKSLNAFNFLRIAGHFFRDFEFVDYKVDGFVHDILRLDEEFQKSELHKCLIENLKTVREYREKFLQENPDKTFSPYTSIRHSLFLHDREKFDRILSKRVKERFLEWLDETSGERP; via the coding sequence ATGGCATCACTAGACTTCGAAACGGAAAAAGTTAACTTCAGGCAGTTCTACGACAGCAATCGCCGTCTGCTCGTGGAAGCGATGAACAGCTATATCAACATTATCAATGCCCAGATCAAACGATTCGACAACGTCAATGTTGGTGAAATTCCAAAGGTTGAAGGACGAATCAAGAGCAGGGAAGAATGTATTAAAAAATTCCATCGTAAATACCTGCGGCAGGTAGAAGCGGCCGAGCATCCGTATGAAATACAAGACTTCATCTCAGACCTCATCGGCATTCGCATTGTCTGCCTCTATGAAGATCAGATCGACCAGGTGTATCGGCTGCTGGAGGAGCACTTCAAAGTACTTGATGTGACTGATAAGATTTCTTCAATGGAGAGCACTGAACATTCCTTTGGCTACAAAGGGCTTCATCTTGATCTTGCCCTCAATGACGAAATGGCCGGGCTGCCTAAGTATCACCAATATGCAGGTTTCTCATTTGAAGTACAGATCCGATCCCTTATCCAGGATGCCTGGAGCGTGCTTGACCACAAGATAAAGTACAAAAAATCAATCCCCAGCGACCTTAAGAGAAGGATCAATATTCTTGCCGCACTTTTTGAACTTGCCGATCGTGAATTCAAAGAGATCCGGAATGCCACCACAGCCCTGATCCAACAGGAGACTGTGCAACCGGTTACAGACCTGATCGATGACGCCAGGCAGGCTCTTGACGAAGCCGGAATATCATCCCATGCAAAAAGCTTGAATGCCTTTAATTTCCTTAGGATTGCCGGGCATTTCTTCCGTGATTTCGAATTCGTTGACTATAAGGTGGATGGCTTCGTACACGATATTCTGCGCCTGGATGAAGAGTTTCAGAAATCTGAATTGCATAAATGTCTCATCGAAAACCTGAAAACAGTGAGAGAATACCGGGAAAAGTTTCTCCAGGAAAATCCCGACAAGACCTTTAGCCCATATACCTCAATTCGCCACAGTCTCTTTCTCCATGACCGGGAAAAGTTTGATCGGATTCTCTCCAAGCGGGTAAAGGAGAGATTTCTGGAGTGGCTTGACGAGACTTCGGGGGAACGTCCTTAA